The DNA segment GGTCAATTCCAAGAACCTGTCAGCTAAAGTTGACTTTCCGTGGTCAATATGGGCGATAATGCAAAAATTACGAATTTTTTCCATAAACTGTTACAGATTAAACTTATCAGAAAAAACTTAAAATCTCAATTATTTATAATCAAAACAAAAAAAAGCCCTAAAGGACTTTTGACTATAATATATTTTTTCGATAACTGAGGAAAAAAAAATTTAAGACCCGAATCTTCTTTGTCTCTTGGCATATTCTTTTAAAGCCAATTCAAAATCTTTTTTTGAGAAATCGGGCCAATATTTATCGGAAAAATAAAGTTCGGCATAAGCTGTTTGCCAAAGCAAAAAATTAGAAATTCGTTTTTCTCCGCTTGTTCTTATAACCAAATCCGGCGAGGGTAAATTTTCAGTAGAAAGATATTTTTCAAAAAAAACTTCATTAATTTTTTTTAACGGTATTTTTTCTTTAATAATTTTTTTGATAGCCTGAATTATATCCCAACGGCCGCTATAACTTACCGCTAAGTTTAAAATAAAATCTTTATTATCTTTCGTTAATTCTTCCAATTTTTTAATCATCTTTTGCAGGCTTTGGGGCAATCTTTCTTTTTGCCCTATGACTCTTATTCTTATGCCACTGCCCAATAAATTAGAGTCCTTTTTTGCCTCCTTGTGTTTTTTCAGTTCCGCAAGGAAGCCTTTTTCCAGAAGTTGCATTAAATATTTAACCTCTTTTTTTGGCCTGCTCCAATTCTCCGCTGAAAAACCAAAAGCCGTAAGGATTTTTACTCCCTTTTCCTTGCAATAATTGGTAAACTTAAAAATGTTTTGCTGTCCGGCTAAATGTCCCTCTATTGAAGCCAATCCCCTTTCTTTTGCCCAACGTCGGTTGCCATCCGGCAACAAAACAACATGAATCGGTATTGTTCTATTGTTTTCCATAATTTTCAATTTTTTTCTTCAATTGTTATCGGAATTTTTCCTTCGCTTTTCGATATTATATACCCTAAGGAAAAAGAAATCAATGAAATTAAAATAACGATAATTAATAAGATTATATCACTTTTATTGTC comes from the Candidatus Nealsonbacteria bacterium genome and includes:
- the uppS gene encoding polyprenyl diphosphate synthase; translated protein: MENNRTIPIHVVLLPDGNRRWAKERGLASIEGHLAGQQNIFKFTNYCKEKGVKILTAFGFSAENWSRPKKEVKYLMQLLEKGFLAELKKHKEAKKDSNLLGSGIRIRVIGQKERLPQSLQKMIKKLEELTKDNKDFILNLAVSYSGRWDIIQAIKKIIKEKIPLKKINEVFFEKYLSTENLPSPDLVIRTSGEKRISNFLLWQTAYAELYFSDKYWPDFSKKDFELALKEYAKRQRRFGS